One Weissella ceti DNA window includes the following coding sequences:
- a CDS encoding FtsK/SpoIIIE domain-containing protein yields MFKRGFRIFYSFDRLPAKMIWSLSLPILIVPIIQLSIASYHYLWTGFFNINYVILIVSILAYFVSVLVLWAFYRAKRYDMGFWGKIYKMTLVATSIKNKQLYTEKVVNKDGKQKKKLVYYPRLYVKFLPTGFQLYLPQDGNKFQKQFKDGILSSEIVMSTRSTKSDETAEDGFVIHEFLVFPEKARVPLDDMEIKSDSIQIMDGFTWNFAKVPHMLVAGDTGSGKSFFLFSIISGILKSGADLMVADPKRTDLASLAQTTGLKGKVVYSDDRILKAFTKFYDEMYLRAEEYTEILKNDDGMGDYRDFELKPSFFVFDEFGAFVSKLEWKQQEQLKKQVGEIVMLGRQLGFFLIVAMQRPDADSIGSGARDQFQFRVTLGKMKSAGLTMMFPEADPNDFVNLSKKLKGWGYAQMSPDLPRAFFAPLIPRGFKAKAYFNKLGEQLAENTNTEKTE; encoded by the coding sequence ATGTTTAAACGTGGCTTTCGTATTTTTTATAGCTTTGATAGATTGCCAGCTAAAATGATTTGGTCGTTATCGTTGCCTATTTTGATTGTTCCTATTATTCAATTATCAATTGCCAGTTACCATTATTTGTGGACTGGCTTTTTTAATATCAATTATGTTATTTTAATCGTTAGTATTTTGGCGTATTTTGTGTCGGTGTTAGTGTTATGGGCATTTTACCGTGCGAAACGTTATGATATGGGATTTTGGGGCAAGATTTATAAGATGACCTTAGTGGCAACCAGTATTAAAAATAAACAGTTGTATACTGAAAAAGTCGTTAATAAAGATGGTAAGCAAAAGAAAAAGCTTGTTTATTATCCACGTCTGTATGTTAAATTTTTGCCGACTGGTTTTCAGTTATATCTACCACAAGACGGTAATAAATTTCAAAAACAATTTAAAGACGGGATCTTATCGAGTGAAATTGTGATGTCTACACGTTCTACAAAGTCTGATGAAACGGCAGAAGACGGATTTGTGATACATGAATTTTTAGTTTTCCCTGAAAAGGCACGTGTGCCATTAGATGATATGGAGATTAAAAGTGATTCTATTCAAATCATGGATGGGTTTACATGGAACTTTGCCAAAGTACCACATATGTTAGTTGCTGGGGATACTGGTTCTGGTAAGTCATTTTTCTTGTTTTCAATTATTTCTGGTATTTTGAAATCAGGTGCTGATTTAATGGTTGCTGATCCAAAACGGACTGATTTAGCTAGTTTGGCACAAACAACGGGTTTGAAAGGTAAAGTGGTTTACTCTGATGACCGTATTTTAAAGGCATTTACAAAGTTTTATGATGAGATGTATCTACGTGCAGAAGAATATACTGAAATTCTGAAAAACGATGACGGTATGGGCGATTATCGTGATTTTGAATTGAAACCTAGTTTCTTTGTGTTTGATGAATTTGGAGCGTTTGTAAGTAAGTTGGAGTGGAAACAACAAGAACAGTTGAAGAAACAAGTGGGTGAGATTGTTATGCTAGGTCGTCAACTTGGGTTTTTCTTGATTGTGGCTATGCAACGTCCTGACGCTGATAGTATCGGTTCTGGGGCTCGTGATCAATTCCAATTCCGTGTAACGTTAGGAAAGATGAAGTCTGCTGGATTAACGATGATGTTTCCAGAAGCTGACCCAAATGATTTTGTTAACCTATCAAAGAAGTTGAAAGGTTGGGGCTATGCCCAAATGTCACCTGATTTACCACGGGCATTCTTTGCTCCGTTGATTCCACGGGGCTTTAAAGCAAAAGCATATTTTAACAAGCTAGGCGAACAATTAGCAGAAAACACAAATACAGAAAAAACTGAATGA
- a CDS encoding NAD(P)-dependent oxidoreductase, with amino-acid sequence MKVGIIGATGKLGSLLVERSLKEGYETTAIVRHPEKLTNTNDLVVEKKDLFDLITQDIEKFDVVINAYNAPSDDLKQFSTSMQKLMDIFQGTKTRLIIAGGAGVSYLPDHSRVIDSPDLPAFIKPLAENEVAAYELLKNDTSFNWLYMTPPLDMQFDAPHTGHHYFSGENLGVDENGKSYISYADYADAFMDEINSGNKHQPMGVYDK; translated from the coding sequence TAGTAGAGCGTTCATTGAAAGAAGGATATGAGACAACTGCAATTGTCCGTCATCCAGAAAAGCTAACGAATACCAATGATTTAGTAGTGGAGAAAAAAGATCTTTTTGATTTAATCACTCAAGATATCGAAAAATTTGACGTTGTGATTAATGCTTACAATGCACCATCAGATGACTTGAAGCAATTTAGCACTTCAATGCAAAAGTTGATGGATATCTTTCAAGGTACAAAGACGAGATTGATTATTGCTGGTGGAGCAGGAGTTTCATATTTACCAGATCATTCACGTGTGATTGACTCACCTGATTTACCAGCATTCATTAAGCCTTTGGCTGAAAATGAAGTTGCGGCATATGAGTTGTTGAAGAATGACACGTCATTTAATTGGCTTTACATGACACCACCATTGGACATGCAATTTGATGCACCACATACTGGACATCATTATTTCTCAGGTGAGAACTTGGGAGTGGATGAAAATGGTAAGAGTTATATTAGTTATGCTGACTATGCTGATGCGTTTATGGATGAAATCAATTCAGGAAACAAGCATCAACCAATGGGTGTATACGACAAATAA